Proteins found in one Chloroflexota bacterium genomic segment:
- a CDS encoding acetyl-CoA C-acetyltransferase: MSNEREPVLLSAARTPIGKFGGSLADLTAPQLGAIAIKAALERAGINGDVVDEVIMGNVIGAGLGQAPARQAALGAGVPDSVSALTINKVCGSGLKAVMLAASMIKAGDAELIVAGGMENMSRAPYLLPQARFGYRLGNGEIQDAVVHDGLWCAVEHHHMGNSAEWVADACNVSREMQDEFAYNSHRKAAAAIARGAFKNEIVPVELKSRKGTTIFDIDEPVRADSTVEALAKLKPAFKADGTVTAGNAPGITDGASALVVASMAKAQQLGAKPLARITGYAQAGVKPLEIFTAPAFAVRRLLEVTNTSLADYDLYEFNEAFAAQALANGHDLKIDWDRLNVNGGAVALGHPIGASGARVLTTLVYALQERGGKRGLATLCLGGGEAVALAIELI; this comes from the coding sequence ATGAGCAACGAGCGCGAACCGGTGTTGTTGAGTGCTGCCCGCACGCCAATTGGCAAGTTTGGCGGGAGCCTCGCTGATTTAACTGCGCCTCAACTCGGTGCGATCGCAATTAAGGCCGCATTGGAGCGAGCTGGAATCAACGGCGATGTTGTTGATGAAGTGATTATGGGTAATGTAATTGGGGCGGGCTTGGGTCAAGCACCTGCGCGACAAGCGGCTTTGGGTGCTGGTGTGCCTGACAGCGTGAGCGCCCTGACAATTAATAAGGTCTGTGGTTCGGGATTGAAGGCCGTGATGTTGGCTGCCAGCATGATCAAAGCTGGTGATGCTGAGCTGATTGTGGCTGGTGGCATGGAAAACATGTCGCGAGCACCCTACCTTTTGCCTCAAGCTCGCTTTGGCTATCGGCTTGGCAACGGCGAAATTCAAGATGCCGTAGTGCATGATGGCTTGTGGTGTGCAGTTGAGCATCATCATATGGGCAACTCAGCCGAGTGGGTCGCCGATGCTTGTAATGTTAGCCGCGAAATGCAAGATGAATTTGCCTACAATTCGCATCGCAAAGCAGCAGCAGCGATTGCCCGTGGCGCATTCAAAAACGAAATTGTGCCAGTTGAACTCAAGAGCCGCAAAGGCACAACCATTTTTGATATCGACGAGCCAGTTCGTGCCGATAGTACAGTTGAAGCCTTGGCCAAATTAAAGCCAGCCTTCAAAGCTGATGGCACGGTTACCGCTGGCAATGCACCTGGCATTACCGATGGTGCTTCGGCCTTGGTTGTGGCAAGTATGGCCAAAGCCCAACAACTGGGAGCCAAACCGCTGGCACGCATTACCGGCTATGCCCAGGCTGGCGTGAAACCACTCGAAATCTTTACAGCTCCAGCCTTTGCTGTGCGCCGCTTGCTTGAAGTAACCAACACCAGCTTGGCCGATTATGATTTGTATGAATTCAATGAAGCCTTTGCCGCCCAAGCGCTTGCCAACGGCCACGACCTCAAGATCGACTGGGATCGCTTGAATGTCAATGGTGGGGCGGTTGCTTTGGGTCACCCGATTGGAGCAAGTGGCGCACGTGTTTTGACGACGCTGGTGTATGCCTTGCAAGAACGTGGTGGCAAGCGTGGCCTCGCGACCCTCTGTTTAGGTGGTGGCGAAGCCGTTGCCTTGGCGATTGAATTGATTTAA
- a CDS encoding ATP-binding protein — MQRFDTSIPASVTPAPDILPPVVPWEPNETCPCCKGAGYFVYDVAIHHPLFGKLQSCGCLQQRQIERRRGELHAKSGLAPFRGKTFATFDSAVTGVGVAVGAAQAFAENPDGFLTVVGNPGCGKTHLAQAIGNALQASGYEVVWSTAPDALRLLRATFDQTSTKPKNSFDDQFELFRKAPILLLDDLGAENATDWGKETLFQLLNERYEYQRPTVITSNLHPNTAEANRRFGMRLCSRLLDAVQGQLVVVQAADYRRRDPMDRLGAA, encoded by the coding sequence ATGCAACGATTTGATACCAGTATTCCAGCATCGGTAACGCCTGCTCCTGACATCCTTCCGCCCGTTGTCCCGTGGGAGCCGAACGAAACCTGTCCGTGTTGTAAAGGCGCTGGCTATTTTGTCTATGATGTCGCGATTCATCACCCCTTGTTTGGCAAATTGCAATCCTGTGGCTGTCTGCAACAACGCCAAATCGAGCGCCGTCGTGGTGAGCTGCATGCCAAGAGTGGTCTTGCCCCATTTCGCGGCAAAACCTTTGCCACCTTTGATAGTGCGGTCACTGGTGTTGGGGTTGCGGTTGGTGCGGCCCAAGCCTTTGCCGAAAATCCCGATGGCTTTTTGACCGTGGTTGGCAACCCGGGCTGTGGCAAAACCCACTTGGCCCAAGCGATCGGCAACGCGCTGCAAGCCAGTGGTTATGAAGTCGTTTGGTCAACGGCTCCCGATGCCTTGCGCCTGCTGCGTGCCACCTTCGATCAAACCAGCACCAAGCCCAAGAATAGCTTTGATGACCAATTTGAACTCTTCCGCAAAGCGCCAATTCTGCTGCTCGACGACTTGGGTGCAGAAAACGCCACCGATTGGGGCAAAGAAACCCTGTTCCAATTGCTCAATGAGCGCTACGAATACCAACGCCCAACCGTGATCACGAGCAACTTGCACCCGAACACCGCCGAGGCTAATCGCCGCTTTGGCATGCGCTTATGCAGTCGCTTGCTCGATGCCGTGCAAGGGCAGTTGGTGGTCGTCCAAGCGGCGGATTATCGACGACGTGATCCGATGGATCGACTGGGGGCCGCCTAA
- a CDS encoding replication protein, whose translation MTIAPPNYTQTPNEILDLLCEMSEAEMRVTLAICRETFGWHRPTAKLSISDLELLTGLSRQGVLNGLAAGADRGTIQREAVGNGYSYHIVVVNEVDQNSQRSRPVNKVDQSTTLTTNSQRSRPKMVNEVDQPFNSIKEKRKLKKILSTSTAAEPIESRQRASGDANKNKNQQSTTYRLLRDRKVWSASNYAHEPVAVIQAYLDHVGSDYPAAQIAKDLEAGVHQRLAQPPAVEPTHPDEPLPNWPTWLPADHGLPPDMAPWMRDAVWVADRGEIEIPKHNDRFRRRFSYWLTPLESQLRGLYATI comes from the coding sequence ATGACAATTGCTCCGCCAAACTACACCCAAACCCCCAATGAAATTCTTGATCTGTTATGTGAGATGAGCGAAGCCGAAATGCGGGTGACGCTGGCCATTTGTCGCGAGACCTTTGGCTGGCATCGCCCAACTGCCAAGCTGAGCATTAGCGATCTGGAGTTGCTTACAGGGCTAAGCCGTCAAGGCGTGCTCAACGGCTTAGCCGCAGGAGCCGACCGAGGAACGATTCAGCGTGAAGCGGTTGGCAATGGCTACAGCTATCACATTGTGGTAGTCAACGAGGTTGACCAAAACAGTCAACGAAGTAGACCAGTCAACAAAGTAGACCAGTCAACCACATTGACTACTAATAGTCAACGAAGTAGACCAAAAATGGTCAACGAAGTAGACCAGCCTTTTAATAGTATTAAAGAAAAAAGAAAGTTAAAGAAAATATTATCCACATCAACCGCAGCGGAACCAATCGAATCACGGCAACGCGCATCTGGCGATGCGAATAAAAATAAGAATCAACAATCGACAACCTATCGGCTGTTACGTGATCGCAAAGTGTGGTCGGCCAGCAACTATGCCCATGAGCCAGTTGCCGTGATTCAAGCCTACCTTGATCACGTTGGCTCCGATTATCCAGCGGCCCAAATCGCCAAAGACCTAGAAGCTGGCGTGCATCAACGCCTAGCCCAACCCCCTGCCGTCGAGCCAACCCACCCTGATGAACCATTACCCAATTGGCCAACGTGGCTGCCAGCCGATCACGGTTTGCCGCCCGATATGGCCCCGTGGATGCGCGATGCCGTGTGGGTGGCCGACCGTGGCGAAATTGAAATCCCCAAGCATAATGATCGCTTTCGGCGGCGTTTCAGCTATTGGCTGACTCCGCTCGAGAGCCAGTTGCGAGGATTGTATGCAACGATTTGA
- a CDS encoding ATP-binding protein: MFQRATKHQSKLRLALLGIAGSGKTYTALSIANHLGKAIAVIDTEHGSASKYADDVANFDVAELTSFHPQRYIDAIHAAEQAGYDVLIIDSLSHAWNGKDGVLEQVDRIGKRSGNKFTAWADATPLQQKLIETILASRMHIICTMRLKTEYVVEQNDRGKQAPRKIGLAPIQRDGLEYEFDVVADIDADNTFIVTKTRCPALHGAIIPRAGAEVATTLLAWLDQGQATPQTPLLDQPIPEPEPEIEPEPEPEPELFAEPPVATPTKRERVAKCRGCAAEIVWVGTMPYNTNGHGQRIEQTHWETCPKAHLFRRTKRPTAAQRAERDAVFDN, encoded by the coding sequence ATGTTTCAACGGGCAACAAAACACCAGAGCAAACTCCGCCTAGCCCTGCTCGGCATTGCCGGAAGCGGCAAAACCTACACCGCCCTCAGCATCGCCAATCATTTAGGTAAGGCGATCGCGGTGATCGATACCGAGCATGGCAGTGCCAGCAAATACGCCGATGATGTTGCCAATTTCGATGTGGCTGAACTGACCTCGTTTCATCCCCAGCGCTATATCGATGCAATTCACGCCGCCGAACAGGCTGGCTACGATGTGTTGATTATCGATAGTTTGTCGCATGCCTGGAATGGCAAAGATGGGGTTTTGGAGCAAGTTGATCGCATTGGCAAGCGCAGCGGCAATAAATTCACCGCGTGGGCCGATGCAACGCCGCTCCAGCAAAAATTAATTGAAACCATTTTGGCCAGTCGCATGCACATCATTTGCACCATGCGACTGAAAACTGAATATGTGGTCGAACAAAATGATCGCGGCAAACAAGCACCGCGCAAAATCGGGCTAGCCCCAATCCAACGCGATGGCTTGGAATACGAGTTTGATGTTGTCGCTGATATTGATGCCGATAATACTTTTATCGTCACCAAAACTCGTTGCCCAGCCTTGCATGGCGCGATCATTCCTCGTGCTGGGGCCGAGGTTGCGACCACACTTTTAGCATGGCTCGATCAAGGGCAAGCAACACCCCAAACCCCGCTACTCGATCAACCAATCCCTGAGCCAGAACCCGAAATAGAGCCAGAGCCAGAGCCAGAACCTGAGCTATTTGCCGAACCACCTGTAGCCACGCCAACCAAGCGCGAACGAGTTGCCAAATGCCGTGGCTGCGCAGCCGAAATTGTATGGGTGGGCACAATGCCCTACAACACCAATGGCCATGGCCAGCGCATCGAGCAAACCCATTGGGAAACCTGCCCCAAAGCCCATCTCTTCCGCCGAACCAAACGCCCAACCGCTGCCCAACGGGCTGAGCGGGATGCGGTGTTTGATAACTAA
- a CDS encoding helix-turn-helix transcriptional regulator — protein sequence MSGLPIFLKHEMDKRNLGLRDLASLADLAPSTLSKIMNTPNHTPDLKTLAALSSALNLPLGRLIEACGYDVGSVGNPDDVQRQIAAIAGAVPELREMFLDLAHSNDDVRRSVIAYMKLLDQERQAS from the coding sequence ATGTCGGGTCTACCTATTTTCCTTAAGCATGAAATGGATAAGCGGAACTTGGGGCTAAGAGATCTCGCATCTTTGGCCGATCTAGCACCATCCACATTATCCAAAATAATGAATACACCAAATCACACACCTGACTTAAAAACTCTTGCCGCACTTTCTAGTGCATTAAATCTTCCTCTGGGGAGATTGATTGAGGCTTGTGGATATGACGTTGGTTCCGTGGGGAATCCTGATGATGTTCAACGGCAGATTGCTGCAATTGCTGGAGCAGTGCCGGAGCTTCGAGAGATGTTCCTAGATCTGGCTCATTCGAATGATGATGTTCGGCGCTCTGTAATTGCATACATGAAATTGCTCGATCAAGAACGCCAGGCATCCTAA
- a CDS encoding DUF4236 domain-containing protein, protein MGIRFGKRIKLGKYVSLNISKGGVSMSAGVKGARITTGRRGTYLTAGIPGSGISYQTKLGGSSAQRGSSAVAHRGGSAMPQAARATPPVKPPSPSFLAPKHEKEFYKALEDFRSGNRDAALNHFLQAADREPSAALLAVAIMGTRDPRAVGLLERVIMSDVQFPTELMAKYSVTSAKMTLDITRFSDAQVPLDALGAALILAEAYQDQGRLDDAVGLLEEVDEIADEPAVTLSLCELYAIRGHWQGVIQAAQKMTVVDDITFEINYIYGLALQQQGLHEAALDVFTNALKKQKDQDPVLVLEMSYARAISYEATNKKAQARKEFEKIYAANTQFRDVPQRLGLG, encoded by the coding sequence ATGGGTATTCGATTTGGCAAGCGGATAAAGTTAGGTAAATACGTGAGCCTCAACATCAGTAAAGGCGGCGTAAGCATGAGCGCTGGGGTAAAGGGAGCACGAATTACCACTGGGCGACGTGGAACCTACCTGACTGCTGGGATACCAGGTAGTGGCATTAGTTATCAAACCAAACTAGGGGGATCGTCAGCTCAGCGCGGGTCATCAGCCGTAGCCCATCGCGGCGGCTCGGCAATGCCCCAAGCAGCTCGTGCAACACCACCCGTAAAACCGCCTAGCCCATCATTCCTTGCACCGAAGCACGAAAAAGAATTTTATAAAGCGCTTGAAGATTTTCGCTCAGGCAATCGCGATGCTGCGCTCAATCACTTCCTGCAAGCAGCGGATCGTGAACCAAGCGCGGCATTGCTGGCAGTAGCAATCATGGGGACACGCGATCCGCGTGCGGTTGGGTTATTAGAGCGCGTGATTATGAGCGATGTACAATTTCCTACCGAACTTATGGCCAAATATTCTGTCACCAGTGCCAAAATGACTCTTGATATTACTCGCTTCAGTGATGCCCAAGTGCCACTCGATGCCTTAGGCGCGGCATTGATTCTTGCCGAGGCCTATCAAGATCAAGGTCGGCTCGATGATGCGGTTGGGTTGCTGGAAGAAGTTGATGAAATTGCCGACGAGCCAGCCGTAACCTTATCGTTATGCGAGCTGTACGCTATTCGTGGCCACTGGCAAGGCGTTATTCAAGCAGCTCAGAAAATGACCGTAGTTGATGACATTACCTTTGAAATCAACTACATCTATGGGCTTGCCTTACAACAACAAGGGCTGCATGAAGCGGCGCTCGATGTATTTACCAATGCGCTGAAAAAGCAAAAAGACCAAGATCCGGTCTTAGTGCTCGAAATGAGCTATGCGCGGGCAATTAGCTATGAAGCAACCAATAAGAAAGCCCAGGCACGCAAGGAGTTTGAGAAAATCTATGCAGCAAACACGCAGTTTCGCGATGTACCCCAGCGGCTGGGGCTGGGGTAA
- a CDS encoding phage holin family protein, which yields MGQVIMGWIQDWFAQNATVGTLLLLMGCDVTTGIMLAIVNKKLNSSASTKGMIRKSIALMFVGIGQALEKFFGNTPVSETIAIGFCLSELMSIAENAGLLGVPLPPPLKRIMSVLAEQAKDNSGRPDLVESTLHALEHKDGSQ from the coding sequence ATGGGGCAGGTGATTATGGGCTGGATACAGGATTGGTTTGCACAAAACGCCACGGTTGGCACGCTTCTTTTGCTGATGGGCTGTGATGTTACGACTGGCATCATGCTGGCGATCGTCAACAAGAAACTCAATAGCAGTGCCAGCACCAAAGGCATGATCCGTAAATCGATCGCGTTGATGTTTGTTGGTATTGGACAAGCGCTTGAAAAGTTTTTCGGCAATACGCCCGTTTCTGAAACCATCGCGATCGGGTTTTGTTTGTCAGAATTGATGAGCATTGCCGAAAATGCGGGTCTGCTCGGCGTGCCCCTTCCACCACCACTCAAGCGCATTATGAGCGTGTTGGCTGAACAAGCCAAAGACAATAGTGGTCGCCCTGACTTGGTTGAATCAACGTTACATGCGCTTGAACACAAGGATGGTAGCCAATGA
- a CDS encoding N-acetylmuramoyl-L-alanine amidase: MSFFPTPNLDIRDLPADVQHTGPRRPTSALKCIIVHSTEGRDSRKWLSTTSNPRVSIHRLIQRTAYNQQTNYGGHYKILADEWTAYHAGTGVFNHYGPFSDYKRNLNYVSLGVELERTGTESITAYQYEQFAGLVVEWWGLYGYLPVITHQDVDPSRRSDPVRFDWPSFSRVLFAKLGAIR, translated from the coding sequence ATGAGCTTTTTTCCCACCCCCAATCTTGATATTCGTGATCTGCCTGCTGATGTACAGCATACGGGGCCACGCCGCCCAACCAGCGCCTTGAAATGCATTATTGTGCATAGCACCGAAGGGCGGGATAGCCGCAAATGGCTATCGACAACCAGTAATCCACGGGTCTCGATTCATCGCTTAATCCAACGCACTGCCTACAACCAGCAAACAAATTACGGTGGCCACTACAAAATTTTGGCCGACGAATGGACTGCCTACCATGCGGGGACTGGGGTGTTTAACCACTATGGGCCATTCAGTGATTACAAGCGCAACCTTAACTATGTTTCGCTCGGGGTAGAGCTAGAACGAACGGGCACTGAATCAATTACCGCCTATCAATATGAGCAATTTGCTGGACTGGTGGTTGAGTGGTGGGGCTTATATGGCTATCTGCCAGTCATTACCCATCAAGATGTTGATCCGAGCCGCCGAAGCGATCCCGTTCGATTTGATTGGCCAAGCTTCAGCCGTGTTCTGTTCGCCAAGCTTGGGGCTATTCGATGA
- a CDS encoding terminase: MAKPEQTGTPKKRRVLKWEQAFITALARQGVVSYACQAAGIGRTTVYRHREQYQDFATAWDEALEVAADALELEARRRAHDGVEEPVFGRVGKDSDGEVGRIRKYSDTLLMFLLKAARPAKFRERVDMNHSGGVDYKIYEKTHEFDPESA; encoded by the coding sequence ATGGCAAAACCGGAACAAACCGGAACACCTAAAAAAAGGCGCGTGCTTAAGTGGGAGCAAGCCTTCATTACAGCACTTGCACGTCAAGGAGTTGTTTCATATGCCTGTCAAGCGGCAGGTATTGGGCGGACAACTGTTTATCGCCATCGTGAACAATATCAAGATTTTGCTACAGCTTGGGATGAAGCATTGGAAGTAGCAGCTGATGCACTGGAGCTTGAGGCTCGGCGACGTGCTCATGATGGGGTTGAAGAACCTGTGTTTGGTCGGGTTGGAAAAGATAGTGATGGTGAGGTGGGCCGCATTCGCAAATACTCTGACACGCTCTTGATGTTTTTGTTGAAGGCGGCTCGGCCCGCCAAATTTCGTGAGCGCGTGGATATGAATCACAGTGGTGGCGTGGATTATAAGATTTACGAGAAAACCCATGAGTTTGACCCTGAATCAGCCTAA
- a CDS encoding phage terminase large subunit — MSLTLNQPKSITEQRLYAARGGAALMWACRDREILMDGPAGTGKTRAILEKAHFCLMKYAGCRVLAVRKTRASMTESVLVTYEEKVLPTTSPIKAGQKRSHRQSYDYPNGSTFVIGGMDNPDRIMSTEFDLIVCFEWTEGTEDDHEKLTTRLRNGVMPYQQLIADCNPSYPSHWLNQRALRSTITRILSRHEDNPTVTPAYLATLDALTGARKLRLRNGIWAAQEGMVYDEWDAQIHLLSPFPIPSDWARFRSFDFGFTNPFVCQWWAIDNDGRMYLYREWYMSGMVVQEHAKKVLALSAQERFFGDVADPEDADGRATLAQHRIATAAATKTIKPGIEAVKERLKVQPDGKPRLFMLRDALVERDDSMVQKKLPWCTEQEIEGYIWAKGSDGKNAKEEPIKANDHGMDALRYAVMFANQGRRGGGIFR, encoded by the coding sequence ATGAGTTTGACCCTGAATCAGCCTAAATCGATCACAGAACAACGCCTGTATGCCGCTCGTGGTGGAGCTGCTTTGATGTGGGCGTGCCGTGATCGCGAGATTCTGATGGATGGCCCAGCGGGAACTGGCAAAACCCGGGCCATTCTGGAGAAAGCCCACTTCTGTTTGATGAAGTATGCGGGCTGTCGCGTCTTGGCCGTTCGCAAAACCCGCGCATCGATGACTGAAAGCGTCCTTGTCACCTATGAAGAAAAGGTGCTCCCAACCACTAGCCCGATCAAGGCGGGACAAAAGCGATCACACCGCCAAAGCTATGACTACCCGAATGGCTCAACTTTTGTCATTGGGGGGATGGATAACCCTGATCGCATTATGAGTACCGAGTTTGATCTCATTGTGTGCTTCGAATGGACGGAAGGCACTGAAGATGATCATGAAAAACTCACTACTCGGTTGCGTAACGGCGTAATGCCCTATCAACAATTAATTGCTGACTGCAACCCTAGTTATCCTTCGCACTGGCTGAACCAACGCGCCTTACGCAGCACGATTACCCGTATTCTCTCGCGTCATGAAGATAATCCAACGGTGACCCCTGCCTACTTGGCAACCCTTGATGCCCTTACTGGAGCACGCAAACTTCGGTTGCGCAATGGCATTTGGGCAGCACAAGAGGGCATGGTCTATGACGAATGGGATGCTCAAATCCATCTGCTTAGCCCGTTTCCGATTCCAAGCGACTGGGCACGCTTTCGAAGCTTTGATTTCGGCTTCACCAATCCCTTCGTTTGTCAGTGGTGGGCGATCGACAACGATGGGCGCATGTATTTGTATCGTGAATGGTATATGAGCGGCATGGTGGTACAAGAGCATGCAAAGAAGGTTTTAGCCCTCAGTGCTCAAGAGCGCTTCTTTGGCGATGTTGCTGATCCCGAAGATGCTGATGGCCGTGCCACGCTGGCCCAGCATCGGATCGCAACCGCCGCCGCAACCAAGACGATTAAGCCTGGGATTGAGGCGGTCAAAGAACGCCTGAAGGTGCAACCCGATGGCAAGCCACGCCTTTTTATGCTGCGTGATGCCCTCGTGGAGCGTGATGATTCCATGGTGCAAAAGAAGTTGCCATGGTGTACCGAGCAAGAGATCGAAGGCTATATTTGGGCCAAAGGCAGTGATGGTAAGAATGCTAAAGAAGAGCCAATCAAGGCCAATGATCACGGCATGGATGCCTTACGTTATGCGGTGATGTTTGCCAATCAAGGCCGCCGTGGTGGAGGGATCTTCCGATGA
- a CDS encoding phage portal protein, whose product MKPFTWMRYAVARWAFKAANIAIVPPWVRESILTPAFHSLTREGYQKNAAFLACIATLNFGISEAPLMVYQDERPLPNHPTRKLLRRPNPIMSGSELKVMAMTYMGIGGNAYLHKVRNSAGRVIQLWPYHAGQFSPVPGGPSWVQGYTYDDGSGTLTPVAAADVIHIQWPTPDPTQPWMAMPPLRAAAVEVDADNEASRYLSTLLQNDAVPRTIIHESDQRFMNDDEVRRAKEQFEDRYGGTKRGGALILEAGAKISRLSLNLEELAFEAMHNIPEARIAAVMRVPPIVAGLNVGLNRSTFSNYGEARQAFTRDTLVPLWNIIADALDADPDLNSDGLTIKHDLSNVASLQEDQNGRWARVISGYTAGLMEETTAQDLLGLPRYQAPMPAPPPAPAQPKAFNPEAKSTRGIGRSLQRIRHTTARSMEHALDSYFTDLGNRVIARAQKAWLPAHEQKALPLVEDLLTDSDLRVLSQLVGDWYIEIVRLSWETWNLALGTEIVFGLENPAVVEALAIAGTNITSIHETTLAAVQAVLRYGAEQGWTIDDLVRGDDSQAGLQTIVTETYKNRARAIARTELGTAQNVASISRYEQSGVAQVRVLDGNGPNSCQACTDLNNSLQSLAWARANPLGHPNCIRAFAPVIED is encoded by the coding sequence ATGAAGCCTTTCACGTGGATGCGCTATGCCGTGGCTCGGTGGGCCTTCAAAGCCGCCAATATTGCCATTGTACCGCCGTGGGTACGCGAAAGCATTCTTACGCCTGCCTTCCATTCCCTCACTCGTGAGGGCTATCAAAAAAATGCGGCCTTCTTAGCCTGTATCGCCACGCTCAATTTTGGGATTAGCGAAGCGCCTCTGATGGTGTATCAGGATGAACGGCCCTTACCCAATCACCCAACCCGAAAGTTGCTCCGCCGTCCTAACCCGATTATGAGCGGGAGTGAGTTGAAGGTGATGGCGATGACCTATATGGGCATTGGCGGCAATGCCTATCTGCATAAAGTGCGCAATAGCGCGGGGCGGGTTATTCAGCTGTGGCCGTATCACGCGGGGCAATTTAGCCCTGTGCCAGGTGGGCCTTCATGGGTTCAGGGTTATACCTATGATGATGGCTCCGGCACCTTAACTCCGGTTGCGGCTGCTGATGTTATCCATATTCAATGGCCTACGCCTGACCCAACCCAGCCATGGATGGCGATGCCGCCGCTACGGGCCGCTGCGGTAGAAGTCGATGCCGATAACGAAGCCAGTCGCTATCTCTCAACCTTGCTGCAAAACGATGCTGTGCCGCGCACGATCATTCACGAAAGCGATCAGCGCTTTATGAATGATGATGAAGTCCGGCGGGCAAAAGAGCAATTTGAAGATCGCTATGGCGGCACTAAACGCGGTGGTGCTTTGATTCTTGAAGCAGGTGCAAAAATTTCACGCCTGAGCTTGAATCTTGAAGAACTGGCTTTTGAAGCCATGCACAACATTCCTGAGGCACGGATCGCAGCAGTGATGCGCGTGCCGCCCATCGTGGCAGGGTTAAATGTGGGCTTGAACCGATCAACCTTCAGCAATTACGGTGAGGCACGCCAAGCCTTCACCCGCGATACCTTGGTTCCGCTTTGGAATATCATCGCCGATGCGCTCGACGCTGACCCTGATTTGAATAGTGATGGGTTGACTATCAAGCACGACCTCAGCAATGTAGCATCATTACAAGAGGATCAAAATGGGCGCTGGGCACGAGTGATTAGCGGCTATACCGCTGGCCTGATGGAAGAAACAACCGCCCAAGATCTCTTGGGGTTGCCGCGCTATCAGGCACCAATGCCAGCACCACCACCAGCGCCAGCCCAACCCAAAGCCTTCAATCCTGAGGCCAAGAGCACACGCGGCATTGGCCGATCGTTGCAACGGATTCGCCACACCACGGCGCGATCGATGGAACACGCCCTTGATAGCTACTTTACTGACCTTGGAAATCGGGTGATTGCCCGTGCGCAAAAAGCATGGCTTCCAGCTCATGAGCAAAAGGCACTTCCACTGGTTGAAGACCTGTTGACCGATAGCGATCTGCGGGTACTGAGTCAATTAGTTGGGGATTGGTACATCGAGATTGTGCGCCTGAGTTGGGAAACGTGGAATCTGGCCTTAGGAACGGAGATCGTCTTCGGGTTAGAAAATCCTGCGGTGGTTGAAGCGCTTGCCATTGCCGGAACCAATATCACCAGTATTCACGAAACGACGCTTGCTGCGGTGCAGGCCGTGTTGCGCTATGGGGCGGAGCAGGGATGGACGATTGATGATTTGGTGCGCGGCGATGATAGCCAAGCAGGGCTGCAAACGATCGTGACTGAAACCTATAAAAACCGTGCGCGGGCGATCGCCCGAACCGAATTAGGAACGGCGCAAAATGTCGCGTCGATCAGTCGCTATGAGCAATCAGGCGTGGCACAGGTGCGGGTATTGGATGGCAACGGCCCGAACAGCTGCCAAGCCTGTACTGATCTCAATAATTCGCTTCAGTCATTGGCTTGGGCGCGAGCGAATCCGCTTGGTCACCCAAATTGTATTCGGGCGTTTGCTCCGGTTATTGAGGATTGA
- a CDS encoding HK97 family phage prohead protease, whose translation MSALEYKVTPAEFKANTNIPGQYEGYFSIFGNIDDGLDVIEAGAFTKTLQERARRIKVFMAHDWSKLLGPPPDVIHEDSRGLYAKGRLTLGSFWGKEAWELMADGALTEGSIGFFSIPDKTEYRDNGVRVLREVKLYEISPVPLGMNPLTDVQAIKSLYGRDTNAFLNALGAFLHEMKAGSRHSKADTEMLNTIHRYVVDLGATTCKGVVTADEEPSADDPKAAPSRAADALTLRLRLQAAELALAKRV comes from the coding sequence ATGTCAGCACTGGAATATAAAGTTACTCCCGCCGAATTCAAGGCGAATACCAACATACCAGGCCAATACGAAGGCTATTTCTCGATATTCGGGAATATCGATGATGGGCTTGATGTGATTGAAGCGGGGGCATTCACTAAAACCTTGCAGGAACGCGCCCGCCGGATAAAGGTTTTCATGGCCCACGACTGGTCAAAGCTGCTTGGGCCACCACCAGACGTAATCCACGAGGATTCACGCGGTCTCTATGCCAAAGGGCGATTGACCTTAGGTAGCTTTTGGGGCAAAGAGGCATGGGAGTTGATGGCTGATGGTGCTCTGACTGAAGGTTCGATCGGCTTCTTTAGCATTCCCGATAAAACCGAGTATCGCGATAACGGGGTGCGGGTACTGCGGGAAGTCAAGCTTTATGAAATTTCGCCTGTGCCGCTGGGCATGAACCCGTTGACTGATGTTCAGGCGATCAAAAGCTTGTATGGGCGTGATACGAATGCCTTTTTAAACGCCCTTGGGGCTTTCCTGCATGAAATGAAAGCCGGATCACGCCACTCCAAGGCCGATACTGAAATGCTGAATACGATTCATCGGTATGTGGTGGATTTGGGGGCAACCACCTGCAAAGGTGTTGTAACCGCTGATGAAGAACCCTCTGCTGATGATCCCAAAGCCGCGCCGAGCCGAGCCGCTGATGCACTCACTCTGCGCCTTCGTCTGCAAGCCGCTGAATTGGCACTTGCAAAGCGCGTATAG